A genomic window from Purpureocillium takamizusanense chromosome 2, complete sequence includes:
- the PPS1 gene encoding tyrosine/serine/threonine protein phosphatase pps1 (EggNog:ENOG503NWVR~COG:V), which yields MTTIALPRPIPHHSAAPDLSSPITPPHTLQDVGRAHSSQQPCATPAPLPNKHIPICPTGPSKAGEVNTTPPASPTSNDDYEQSSLLYPPEGYKRVESGHLSIYELDADQVVLALEYSARQPLPSSSLVFPWLHGLHPNNQMQQAFFMGRRRSARKTPSCLRGVTLVKADGDLSVGRLKGAITADEFMRHHPSPDFIDPDPVDGFSVRNFHIQPAKVALISDIVVYGDDIAKARTLAWDIAAARSRWRQTHASESKALPEYNTFVCTSTFEEFERDHGNLVAINSAGSITGRVLDFVQQERREMWDMTEASEISHNVFMGPTPEPGSAEEQRFDILIECSDVGRLNPMALQLIAESLDEAFAQAFLDFPSSGSILPPTWSHEEADGILETCRWIYHLSHGTCPGPAIASSVDHEGDSPMIVEQASPRPRKILIHCADGYTESSMLGIAYFSYSTGRTVPDAWLHLHTSKHRNFFAYPTDVALLTAIAPRLLSNSPVCPRKSLREITRAVKDEPAWFAGLDGSFPSRILDYLYLGNIGHANNPDLLREMGIKQVLSVGETAAWRDGEMEAWGSDNVCLVQDVQDNGIDPLTDEFSRCLEFIERGKRNGTATLVHCRVGVSRSATICIAEVMKELNMTFPRAYCFVRARRLNVIIQPHLRFAYELLQWEEWLQQNGDAEKPVERELEWGEITRQIALMNRPYSR from the exons ATGACTACAATTGCATTGCCTCGGCCGATTCCCCATCATAGTGCCGCGCCAGATCTGTCAAGTCCCATCACGCCACCACATACGCTCCAAGACGTGGGCCGAGCGCATTCATCACAGCAGCCATGTGCGACCCCAGCTCCCTTGCCTAACAAACACATCCCCATCTGCCCGACAGGTCCATCCAAAGCCGGCGAAGTCAATACCACCCCCCCTGCTTCGCCCACCAGCAACGACGATTACGAGCAAAGCTCGCTGTTATATCCTCCAGAAGGTTACAAGCGCGTCGAGAGCGGACACCTATCTATATATGAGCTCGACGCTGATCAGGTGGTTCTCGCACTTGAGTACTCCGCTCGCCAACCGCTCCCTTCGTCTTCGCTGGTGTTCCCATGGCTGCACGGCCTCCATCCAAACAACCAGATGCAGCAGGCATTCTTCATGGGCCGACGACGTTCTGCGAGAAAGACGCCCTCCTGCCTCAGAGGCGTCACGCTCGTCAAAGCGGATGGTGACCTATCAGTCGGTCGTCTCAAGGGTGCAATTACTGCAGACGAGTTCATGCGCCATCATCCTTCGCCCGACTTCATCGATCCCGATCCTGTTGACGGCTTTTCCGTCCGCAATTTCCATATTCAACCGGCCAAAGTCGCCCTAATTTCAGACATCGTGGTTTACGGTGACGACATCGCAAAGGCGCGTACATTGGCTTGGGACATTGCAGCTGCGAGATCTCGATGGCGCCAAACTCATGCATCTGAGAGTAAGGCGCTGCCCGAGTACAACACCTTTGTGTGCACAAGCACATTTGAGGAGTTTGAAAGGGATCATGGCAACCTCGTTGCTATTAATTCGGCAGGAAGCATCACGGGGAGAGTGCTTGACTTCGTCCAGCAAGAACGCAGGGAGATGTGGGACATGACAGAGGCCTCCGAAATATCTCACAACGTGTTCATGGGACCGACGCCGGAACCTGGTAGTGCTGAGGAGCAGAGGTTCGACATATTGATTGAATGTAGCGACGTCGGTCGCTTAAATCCGATGGCATTGCAACTCATAGCTGAGAGCTTGGATGAGGCTTTTGCGCAAGCTTTCCTCGACTTTCCCTCATCAGGCAGCATTCTACCCCCAACTTGGTCACACGAAGAAGCCGACGGAATACTGGAAACATGCCGCTGGATATATCATCTTTCTCATGGCACCTGTCCGGGCCCAGCTATCGCTTCGAGTGTAGACCATGAAGGCGATAGCCCTATGATCGTCGAGCAAgcgtcgccaaggccgcgCAAGATACTGATACACTGCGCCGATGGCTACACCGAGTCTTCCATGCTCGGCATCGCGTACTTCAGCTACAGTACTGGTCGCACGGTCCCGGACGCGTGGCTTCATCTTCACACGTCAAAGCATCGTAACTTCTTCGCATACCCTACCGATGTGGCCCTGTTGACCGCGATTGCGCCCCGATTGCTAAGCAATTCCCCGGTTTGCCCGAGGAAAAGCCTTCGGGAGATCACGAGAGCTGTCAAGGATGAGCCTGCGTGGTTCGCCGGGTTGGATGGCTCGTTCCCCAGCAGAATTCTGGATTACCTCTACCTAGGAAATATCGGCCACGCCAATAATCCAGACTTGTTGAGAGAGATGGGAATCAAGCAAGTTCTGAGTGTTGGAGAGACTGCTGCCtggagagatggagagaTGGAGGCCTGGGGGTCGGATAACGTCTGCTTGGTTCAAGATGTTCAGGATAACGGGATCGATCCTCTGACAGATGAGTTTTCTCGGTGTCTGGAGTTTATCG AGCGAGGGAAACGAAATGGAACTGCCACGTTGGTCCATTGTCGAGTGGGAGTCTCACGAAGCGCCACAATTTGCATCGCCGAGGTCATGAAAGAACTGAACATGACGTTCCCCCGGGCGTATTGCTTTGTTAGAGCTCGGAGGCTCAACGTCATCATCCAACCACACTTGCGCTTTGCCTACGAGCTACTGCAATGGGAAGAGTGGCTGCAGCAGAACGGCGATGCTGAAAAACCAGTTGAGAGAGAGCTCGAGTGGGGAGAGATCACGCGACAGATCGCCCTCATGAATCGCCCCTACTCCAGATGA
- the PPS1 gene encoding tyrosine/serine/threonine protein phosphatase pps1, variant 2 (EggNog:ENOG503NWVR~COG:V) yields the protein MTTIALPRPIPHHSAAPDLSSPITPPHTLQDVGRAHSSQQPCATPAPLPNKHIPICPTGPSKAGEVNTTPPASPTSNDDYEQSSLLYPPEGYKRVESGHLSIYELDADQVVLALEYSARQPLPSSSLVFPWLHGLHPNNQMQQAFFMGRRRSARKTPSCLRGVTLVKADGDLSVGRLKGAITADEFMRHHPSPDFIDPDPVDGFSVRNFHIQPAKVALISDIVVYGDDIAKARTLAWDIAAARSRWRQTHASESKALPEYNTFVCTSTFEEFERDHGNLVAINSAGSITGRVLDFVQQERREMWDMTEASEISHNVFMGPTPEPGSAEEQRFDILIECSDVGRLNPMALQLIAESLDEAFAQAFLDFPSSGSILPPTWSHEEADGILETCRWIYHLSHGTCPGPAIASSVDHEGDSPMIVEQASPRPRKILIHCADGYTESSMLGIAYFSYSTGRTVPDAWLHLHTSKHRNFFAYPTDVALLTAIAPRLLSNSPVCPRKSLREITRAVKDEPAWFAGLDGSFPSRILDYLYLGNIGHANNPDLLREMGIKQVLSVGETAAWRDGEMEAWGSDNVCLVQDVQDNGIDPLTDEFSRCLEFIGE from the coding sequence ATGACTACAATTGCATTGCCTCGGCCGATTCCCCATCATAGTGCCGCGCCAGATCTGTCAAGTCCCATCACGCCACCACATACGCTCCAAGACGTGGGCCGAGCGCATTCATCACAGCAGCCATGTGCGACCCCAGCTCCCTTGCCTAACAAACACATCCCCATCTGCCCGACAGGTCCATCCAAAGCCGGCGAAGTCAATACCACCCCCCCTGCTTCGCCCACCAGCAACGACGATTACGAGCAAAGCTCGCTGTTATATCCTCCAGAAGGTTACAAGCGCGTCGAGAGCGGACACCTATCTATATATGAGCTCGACGCTGATCAGGTGGTTCTCGCACTTGAGTACTCCGCTCGCCAACCGCTCCCTTCGTCTTCGCTGGTGTTCCCATGGCTGCACGGCCTCCATCCAAACAACCAGATGCAGCAGGCATTCTTCATGGGCCGACGACGTTCTGCGAGAAAGACGCCCTCCTGCCTCAGAGGCGTCACGCTCGTCAAAGCGGATGGTGACCTATCAGTCGGTCGTCTCAAGGGTGCAATTACTGCAGACGAGTTCATGCGCCATCATCCTTCGCCCGACTTCATCGATCCCGATCCTGTTGACGGCTTTTCCGTCCGCAATTTCCATATTCAACCGGCCAAAGTCGCCCTAATTTCAGACATCGTGGTTTACGGTGACGACATCGCAAAGGCGCGTACATTGGCTTGGGACATTGCAGCTGCGAGATCTCGATGGCGCCAAACTCATGCATCTGAGAGTAAGGCGCTGCCCGAGTACAACACCTTTGTGTGCACAAGCACATTTGAGGAGTTTGAAAGGGATCATGGCAACCTCGTTGCTATTAATTCGGCAGGAAGCATCACGGGGAGAGTGCTTGACTTCGTCCAGCAAGAACGCAGGGAGATGTGGGACATGACAGAGGCCTCCGAAATATCTCACAACGTGTTCATGGGACCGACGCCGGAACCTGGTAGTGCTGAGGAGCAGAGGTTCGACATATTGATTGAATGTAGCGACGTCGGTCGCTTAAATCCGATGGCATTGCAACTCATAGCTGAGAGCTTGGATGAGGCTTTTGCGCAAGCTTTCCTCGACTTTCCCTCATCAGGCAGCATTCTACCCCCAACTTGGTCACACGAAGAAGCCGACGGAATACTGGAAACATGCCGCTGGATATATCATCTTTCTCATGGCACCTGTCCGGGCCCAGCTATCGCTTCGAGTGTAGACCATGAAGGCGATAGCCCTATGATCGTCGAGCAAgcgtcgccaaggccgcgCAAGATACTGATACACTGCGCCGATGGCTACACCGAGTCTTCCATGCTCGGCATCGCGTACTTCAGCTACAGTACTGGTCGCACGGTCCCGGACGCGTGGCTTCATCTTCACACGTCAAAGCATCGTAACTTCTTCGCATACCCTACCGATGTGGCCCTGTTGACCGCGATTGCGCCCCGATTGCTAAGCAATTCCCCGGTTTGCCCGAGGAAAAGCCTTCGGGAGATCACGAGAGCTGTCAAGGATGAGCCTGCGTGGTTCGCCGGGTTGGATGGCTCGTTCCCCAGCAGAATTCTGGATTACCTCTACCTAGGAAATATCGGCCACGCCAATAATCCAGACTTGTTGAGAGAGATGGGAATCAAGCAAGTTCTGAGTGTTGGAGAGACTGCTGCCtggagagatggagagaTGGAGGCCTGGGGGTCGGATAACGTCTGCTTGGTTCAAGATGTTCAGGATAACGGGATCGATCCTCTGACAGATGAGTTTTCTCGGTGTCTGGAGTTTATCGGTGAGTGA